From a single Chlamydia muridarum str. Nigg genomic region:
- a CDS encoding sulfite reductase flavoprotein subunit alpha, whose amino-acid sequence MSLFAKFKAQWMVLHSRELCSYNQDGGQTSLDPVFKIICGPVNSEISYKVGDSLGVFPTNPSSLVDSILSVLQYDPHTVVVSRHADTTLSIREFLISYVDLDKISKVLKPFFPEDLDDSWSLSEAILFYRPQISLEEFVQGIMPLLPRFYSIASSPEYSHGQLELLVRCVSFPGKMQLRYGLCSAFLCKDLQEGTIFQGFVQPTKHFTLQQNSFGKPLIMIGAGTGIAPYKGFLQHRLYHQDFGANILFFGERFEKSNFYYRDFLQGLIASGNLQLFTAFSRDSESKMYVQDAIEQQRELIQENYEKGAFFFVCGKKTLGIETKRALGNILGSESVQELVLQKRLVLDVY is encoded by the coding sequence ATGTCTTTATTTGCTAAATTCAAAGCTCAGTGGATGGTTTTACATTCTCGTGAGCTTTGTTCTTATAATCAGGATGGCGGGCAAACCTCTTTAGACCCAGTTTTTAAAATTATATGTGGTCCCGTTAATTCTGAAATCTCTTACAAGGTGGGGGATTCGTTGGGGGTTTTTCCGACGAATCCTTCTTCTTTGGTTGATTCCATATTGTCCGTTTTACAGTATGATCCTCATACTGTCGTTGTTTCTCGACATGCAGATACAACTCTCTCTATTCGAGAATTTCTTATTAGTTATGTAGATCTTGATAAGATTTCGAAAGTTCTAAAGCCCTTTTTCCCTGAGGATTTGGATGATTCTTGGTCCTTATCTGAAGCGATTCTATTTTATCGTCCCCAGATTTCTTTAGAAGAATTTGTTCAGGGAATAATGCCTTTATTACCTAGGTTTTACTCCATAGCTTCTTCACCAGAATATTCTCATGGACAATTAGAGTTGCTGGTGCGTTGTGTTAGCTTCCCAGGAAAGATGCAACTACGGTATGGATTGTGTTCGGCTTTTTTATGTAAAGATTTGCAAGAAGGAACGATTTTTCAAGGGTTTGTACAGCCAACAAAGCATTTTACATTACAACAGAATAGCTTTGGGAAACCTCTGATTATGATTGGAGCGGGAACAGGAATTGCTCCCTATAAAGGATTTTTACAACATAGATTGTATCACCAGGATTTTGGTGCGAACATTCTATTTTTTGGTGAGCGTTTTGAGAAAAGCAACTTTTATTATCGGGATTTTTTGCAGGGGCTGATTGCTTCAGGGAATCTACAATTGTTCACCGCGTTTTCTAGGGACTCTGAATCTAAAATGTATGTTCAGGATGCAATTGAACAGCAAAGGGAACTTATACAAGAAAATTATGAGAAAGGAGCCTTTTTCTTTGTGTGCGGGAAGAAGACCCTTGGGATAGAAACTAAACGCGCTTTGGGAAATATTTTAGGTTCAGAGTCAGTACAAGAGCTTGTTTTACAAAAAAGACTGGTTTTAGACGTATATTAA
- the rpsJ gene encoding 30S ribosomal protein S10: MKQQKQRIRIRLKGFDQGQLDQSTANIVETAKRTGARVVGPIPLPTKREVYTVLRSPHVDKKSREQFEIRTHKRLIDILDPTGKTIDALKMLSLPAGVDIKIKAA; encoded by the coding sequence ATGAAGCAGCAAAAACAAAGAATTCGGATTCGCTTGAAAGGTTTTGATCAAGGGCAGCTCGATCAGTCTACAGCAAACATTGTTGAGACTGCTAAAAGAACCGGAGCTCGTGTTGTTGGTCCAATTCCTTTACCAACGAAGAGAGAGGTGTATACGGTTTTGCGCTCCCCTCACGTAGATAAAAAATCTCGTGAGCAGTTTGAAATTCGTACACATAAGCGATTAATTGATATTTTAGATCCTACAGGAAAAACAATCGATGCTTTGAAGATGTTGTCTTTGCCTGCTGGAGTCGATATTAAAATTAAGGCTGCTTAA
- the fusA gene encoding elongation factor G, with amino-acid sequence MSDQEFGLDAIRNIGIMAHIDAGKTTTTERILFYAGRTHKIGEVHEGGATMDWMEQEQERGITITSAATTVFWLGSKINIIDTPGHVDFTIEVERSLRVLDGAVAVFDAVSGVEPQSETVWRQANKYGVPRVAFVNKMDRMGANYFGAVESMREKLGANAIPVHCPIGAESQFVGMVDLISQKALYFLDDSLGAKWEEREIPEDLQEQCEVLRMQLLEELATVDETNEAFMEKVLEAPESITEEEIHRVMRKGVIEGKINPVLCGSAFKNKGVQQLLDVIVKWLPSPLDRGNVRGMNLKTGEEVCLKPSKDGPLAALAFKIMTDPYVGRITFIRIYSGTLKKGSAILNSTKDKKERISRLLEMHANERTDRDEFTVGDIGACVGLKFSVTGDTLCDENQEIVLERIEAPEPVIDMAIEPKSKGDREKLAQALSALSEEDPTFRVSTNEETGQTIISGMGELHLDILRDRMIREFKVEANVGKPQVSYKETITKASDSETKYVKQSGGRGQYAHVCLEIEPNEPGKGNEVVSKIVGGVIPKEYIPAVIKGVEEGLNSGVLAGYGLVDVKVSIVFGSYHEVDSSEMAFKICGSMAVKEACRKALPVILEPIMKVTVITPEDHLGDVIGDLNRRRGKILGQEASRNMAQVNAEVPLSEMFGYMTSLRSLTSGRATSTMEPAFFAKVPQKIQEEIVKK; translated from the coding sequence ATGAGCGATCAAGAGTTCGGTTTAGACGCGATTAGAAATATCGGTATCATGGCGCATATCGATGCAGGAAAAACAACAACGACAGAGCGAATTCTTTTCTACGCGGGAAGAACTCATAAGATTGGGGAGGTTCATGAGGGCGGAGCTACCATGGACTGGATGGAGCAGGAGCAAGAAAGGGGAATTACGATCACCTCCGCTGCTACAACCGTATTTTGGTTGGGATCCAAGATCAATATTATCGATACTCCCGGTCACGTCGATTTCACTATTGAAGTAGAGCGTTCTTTGCGCGTGCTTGATGGTGCTGTTGCCGTTTTTGACGCTGTTTCCGGGGTTGAGCCTCAATCTGAAACTGTTTGGCGACAAGCAAACAAATATGGCGTTCCTCGAGTTGCTTTTGTAAACAAAATGGACCGTATGGGCGCAAATTATTTTGGCGCTGTTGAGTCCATGAGAGAGAAACTTGGGGCAAATGCTATTCCAGTTCACTGTCCAATTGGTGCTGAAAGCCAATTTGTGGGAATGGTTGATTTGATTTCTCAAAAGGCTCTTTACTTCCTAGATGATTCTTTAGGAGCTAAGTGGGAAGAGCGGGAAATCCCAGAAGATCTTCAAGAGCAGTGCGAAGTCCTAAGAATGCAGTTGCTTGAAGAGTTAGCAACTGTTGACGAAACTAACGAAGCCTTTATGGAGAAAGTCCTTGAGGCTCCTGAGAGTATTACAGAAGAAGAAATTCACAGAGTAATGCGTAAGGGAGTTATTGAAGGCAAAATTAATCCAGTCCTATGTGGAAGTGCTTTCAAAAACAAAGGGGTTCAACAGCTTCTTGATGTGATCGTCAAGTGGTTGCCTTCTCCTCTTGATCGTGGTAACGTTCGTGGAATGAATTTAAAGACAGGTGAAGAAGTTTGCTTGAAGCCTTCGAAAGATGGGCCTTTAGCTGCGCTTGCTTTCAAAATTATGACAGACCCTTATGTTGGTCGTATTACTTTCATCCGTATTTATTCAGGAACATTGAAAAAAGGTTCTGCTATTCTTAATTCTACTAAGGATAAGAAGGAACGTATTTCAAGACTGTTAGAAATGCATGCTAATGAGCGTACTGACAGAGATGAATTTACTGTTGGGGATATCGGGGCATGTGTAGGTCTTAAGTTTTCTGTAACGGGGGATACTCTCTGTGATGAAAACCAAGAGATTGTATTAGAGCGTATTGAAGCTCCTGAGCCTGTAATTGATATGGCAATTGAGCCTAAATCTAAGGGAGACCGAGAGAAATTAGCTCAGGCTTTAAGTGCTCTTTCTGAAGAGGATCCAACTTTCCGAGTTTCTACAAACGAAGAAACTGGTCAGACAATTATTTCTGGAATGGGAGAGTTACATCTTGATATTCTCCGCGATCGTATGATCCGAGAGTTTAAAGTTGAGGCTAACGTTGGTAAACCTCAGGTTTCCTACAAAGAAACGATTACGAAAGCAAGTGATAGTGAAACAAAGTATGTGAAGCAGTCTGGTGGTCGAGGACAGTATGCTCACGTTTGCTTGGAAATCGAGCCAAATGAGCCTGGTAAAGGTAATGAGGTAGTCAGCAAGATCGTTGGGGGAGTAATTCCTAAAGAGTACATTCCTGCGGTAATTAAAGGAGTTGAAGAGGGATTAAATTCCGGAGTTTTAGCTGGGTATGGTTTGGTCGATGTTAAGGTAAGCATTGTATTCGGATCTTACCATGAAGTTGACTCGAGTGAAATGGCCTTTAAGATTTGTGGGTCAATGGCTGTGAAAGAAGCTTGTAGAAAGGCCCTTCCTGTCATTTTAGAGCCTATTATGAAAGTGACAGTTATAACTCCAGAAGACCACTTGGGAGATGTAATTGGAGATTTAAACCGTCGTAGAGGTAAGATTCTAGGCCAAGAAGCTTCTAGAAATATGGCCCAGGTCAATGCAGAGGTACCTTTGAGTGAAATGTTCGGTTACATGACCTCATTGAGATCATTGACTTCAGGTCGAGCTACGTCGACTATGGAACCTGCATTCTTTGCTAAAGTTCCTCAGAAAATTCAAGAAGAGATTGTTAAGAAGTAA
- the rpsG gene encoding 30S ribosomal protein S7 yields the protein MSRRHAAEKKVIPGDPVYGSVVLERFINKVMLHGKKSIARKIVYGALERFAKRLGLENPLEGFEEALENAKPILEVRSRRVGGATYQVPVEVAPDRRSCLAMQWIIKHARSKPGKCMEIGLANELIDCFNKQGATIKKREDTHRMAEANKAFAHYKW from the coding sequence ATGTCAAGACGACATGCGGCTGAGAAGAAAGTTATTCCAGGCGATCCTGTTTACGGGAGCGTAGTCTTAGAGAGATTTATTAACAAAGTAATGTTGCACGGGAAGAAGAGCATTGCCAGAAAAATCGTTTACGGAGCTTTGGAGCGCTTCGCTAAAAGATTGGGCTTAGAAAATCCTTTAGAAGGATTTGAAGAGGCTTTAGAGAATGCGAAACCTATTCTTGAAGTGCGTTCCCGTAGAGTGGGTGGGGCTACTTACCAGGTGCCTGTTGAAGTGGCTCCTGATAGAAGAAGTTGTCTTGCTATGCAGTGGATTATTAAGCATGCGCGTTCTAAGCCAGGCAAATGTATGGAAATTGGCCTAGCTAATGAATTGATCGATTGCTTCAACAAACAAGGAGCTACGATTAAGAAACGCGAGGACACCCATCGCATGGCTGAAGCAAATAAAGCATTTGCTCATTATAAGTGGTAA
- the rpsL gene encoding 30S ribosomal protein S12, translated as MPTINQLIRKKRQSGATRKKSPALQKSPQKRGVCLQVKTKTPKKPNSALRKVAWVRLSNGQEVIAYIGGEGHNLQEHSIVLVQGGRVKDLPGVRYHIVRGALDCAAVKNRKQSRSRYGAKRPK; from the coding sequence ATGCCGACGATTAATCAGTTAATACGTAAGAAGCGTCAGTCTGGCGCAACTAGAAAGAAATCTCCAGCTTTACAAAAGTCTCCTCAAAAAAGAGGGGTCTGTCTTCAGGTGAAAACTAAAACTCCGAAGAAGCCTAACTCAGCTTTGCGTAAGGTTGCTTGGGTTCGCTTGTCCAATGGACAAGAGGTAATTGCCTACATCGGTGGAGAAGGTCATAACTTGCAGGAGCACAGCATCGTTTTGGTCCAAGGCGGAAGGGTTAAAGATTTGCCAGGGGTGCGTTATCATATTGTGCGAGGGGCCTTAGATTGTGCTGCCGTAAAAAATAGAAAACAGAGTCGTTCCCGTTACGGCGCGAAGCGTCCTAAGTAG
- a CDS encoding S41 family peptidase — MKRLARFCLLALTLFPQLAFSSAPLRQQDVRKTVEKLVEHHIDTKHISPHILSRSLEDYARSFDSHKAYLTQDEVLTYVFSEKATHSLFKQYQEDNFASFRELHTCIQQSISRVREWRTVWLSDAVRVIQDASSHTIPKKPTTWGSSIEEVKQRQYELLLSYASIYLEDATKNRYQGKEHALVRLCIRQIENHENPYIGINDHGLKMSLEEEANSFHIRIIKSIAHSLDAHTAYFSKEEALSMRAQLEKGMCGIGVVLKEDIDGVVVKEVLPGGPADKTGSLRVGDIIYRVNGKNIENTPFPGVLDSLRGLPGSSVTLDIHRQNNDHVVQLRREKILLDSRRVDVSYEPYGDGIIGKITLHSFYEGENQISSEQDLRRAIRELQEKNLLGLVLDIRENTGGFLSQAIKVSGLFLTNGVVVVSRYADGSVKRYRTISPQKFYDGPLAVLVSKSSASAAEIVAQTLQDYGVALIVGDKQTYGKGTIQHQTITGNNSQEDFFKVTVGRYYSPSGKSTQLEGVKSDIVIPSRYAEDNLGERFLEYALPADQYENVLNDNLGDLDIHIRPWFQKYYSPHLQKTELTWREMLPQLVENSQQRLEKNKNFEIFVQHLKKTDKQEQSFGSNDLQMEETVNIVKDMILLQTSLRSPAQ, encoded by the coding sequence ATGAAGAGACTCGCTCGTTTTTGTCTTCTAGCCTTAACTTTATTCCCACAACTTGCGTTTTCCTCAGCCCCCCTCCGACAACAAGATGTCCGCAAAACCGTAGAAAAATTAGTCGAGCACCATATTGATACAAAACATATTTCTCCCCACATTTTATCGAGATCTTTGGAAGACTATGCTCGATCATTCGATTCTCATAAAGCATACTTAACCCAAGATGAGGTCCTAACATACGTCTTTTCAGAAAAAGCGACCCATTCCTTATTTAAACAATACCAAGAAGATAATTTCGCTTCTTTTAGAGAGTTACATACTTGTATTCAACAGAGCATTTCCCGGGTAAGAGAGTGGCGTACTGTGTGGTTATCAGATGCTGTTCGCGTCATTCAAGATGCTTCCTCACATACTATCCCAAAAAAACCAACTACCTGGGGATCTTCTATTGAAGAGGTAAAGCAAAGACAATATGAGCTTCTTCTTTCCTATGCATCTATCTACCTAGAAGATGCTACAAAAAATCGCTATCAGGGGAAAGAACATGCACTAGTGAGATTATGTATTCGCCAGATTGAAAATCACGAAAATCCTTATATAGGAATCAATGACCATGGACTCAAAATGTCTCTTGAAGAAGAGGCCAATAGCTTCCATATTCGCATCATTAAATCCATTGCTCATAGTTTAGATGCTCATACAGCCTACTTCAGCAAAGAAGAAGCCCTTTCTATGCGAGCTCAGCTGGAGAAAGGTATGTGTGGAATAGGGGTAGTTCTGAAAGAAGACATTGATGGTGTAGTTGTTAAAGAAGTTCTTCCTGGAGGGCCTGCTGATAAAACAGGAAGTCTTCGTGTGGGCGATATTATTTACCGCGTTAATGGGAAAAATATTGAAAACACCCCTTTTCCTGGAGTTTTAGATTCCCTAAGAGGATTACCAGGATCTTCCGTCACTTTAGATATTCACAGACAAAACAACGACCATGTCGTTCAACTACGCCGAGAAAAAATTCTCTTAGATAGCCGCCGTGTTGATGTATCCTATGAACCTTACGGTGACGGCATTATCGGGAAAATCACCCTACACTCCTTTTATGAAGGAGAAAATCAGATATCTAGTGAACAGGATTTACGACGAGCTATTCGAGAACTGCAAGAAAAAAACCTTCTTGGGTTAGTTCTTGATATTCGAGAAAACACCGGAGGATTTTTATCTCAAGCCATCAAAGTTTCTGGTTTGTTCCTAACCAATGGAGTTGTTGTTGTCTCTCGATATGCGGATGGATCTGTAAAACGCTATCGCACGATTTCTCCTCAAAAATTTTATGATGGGCCATTAGCTGTTTTGGTTTCTAAAAGCTCTGCTTCCGCAGCAGAAATTGTTGCACAAACACTTCAAGACTATGGTGTAGCCCTTATTGTCGGAGATAAACAAACCTATGGGAAAGGAACCATACAACACCAAACGATTACAGGGAACAACTCTCAAGAAGATTTCTTTAAAGTAACTGTAGGGAGATACTATTCTCCTTCAGGGAAATCCACACAACTGGAAGGTGTTAAATCAGATATTGTTATCCCCTCCCGATATGCGGAAGACAATCTAGGTGAACGTTTTTTAGAATATGCTCTCCCAGCCGATCAATATGAGAATGTTTTGAACGACAATTTAGGAGATCTCGATATCCATATTCGTCCCTGGTTCCAAAAATACTATTCTCCACATTTACAAAAAACCGAGCTTACGTGGAGAGAAATGCTTCCCCAACTCGTCGAGAACAGTCAGCAGCGTCTTGAAAAAAACAAAAATTTTGAAATTTTTGTTCAACATTTGAAAAAAACAGATAAACAAGAACAATCATTTGGAAGCAATGACCTGCAAATGGAAGAGACTGTCAATATTGTTAAAGACATGATTCTTTTGCAAACTTCATTAAGATCTCCCGCACAATAA
- a CDS encoding sulfur-rich protein, with protein MSTTPIVSGVTSQNNSSENVSNNARSLTLKERASKILSSTAFKVGLAVVGIFLVILSIVLLFILPATAASNPIYLAIPAILGCVNICIGILSMNKGSCSEAKWKLCKNVLKTSEDILDDGELNNSNKIFTDDNLSRVEDIVITLSSRRNSVA; from the coding sequence ATGAGCACTACACCCATTGTTAGTGGAGTCACGAGTCAAAACAATTCATCGGAAAATGTTTCTAATAACGCTAGATCCTTAACTCTAAAAGAGCGTGCATCGAAGATCCTATCTTCTACCGCATTTAAGGTAGGATTAGCAGTAGTGGGGATATTTTTGGTTATTCTTAGTATTGTTTTGCTATTCATATTGCCTGCAACTGCTGCGAGCAATCCAATTTATCTGGCTATTCCAGCTATTTTAGGATGCGTGAACATCTGTATTGGGATTTTATCTATGAATAAGGGATCTTGTTCAGAAGCGAAGTGGAAGTTGTGTAAAAACGTATTAAAAACTTCTGAAGATATTTTGGATGATGGGGAGCTTAATAATTCAAATAAAATATTTACTGATGACAATTTAAGTAGGGTGGAGGATATTGTTATAACCCTATCTAGTAGAAGAAATAGTGTGGCATAA
- the omcB gene encoding outer membrane complex protein OmcB, with the protein MRIGDPMNKLIRRAVTIFAVTSVASLFASGVLETSMAESLSTNVISLADTKAKETTSHQKDRKARKNHQNRTSVVRKEVTAVRDTKAVEPRQDSCFGKMYTVKVNDDRNVEIVQSVPEYATVGSPYPIEITAIGKRDCVDVIITQQLPCEAEFVSSDPATTPTADGKLVWKIDRLGQGEKSKITVWVKPLKEGCCFTAATVCACPEIRSVTKCGQPAICVKQEGPESACLRCPVTYRINVVNQGTATARNVVVENPVPDGYAHASGQRVLTYTLGDMQPGEQRTITVEFCPLKRGRVTNIATVSYCGGHKNTASVTTVINEPCVQVNIEGADWSYVCKPVEYVISVSNPGDLVLRDVVIEDTLSPGITVVEAAGAQISCNKLVWTLKELNPGESLQYKVLVRAQTPGQFTNNVVVKSCSDCGICTSCAEATTYWKGVAATHMCVVDTCDPICVGENTVYRICVTNRGSAEDTNVSLILKFSKELQPISFSGPTKGTITGNTVVFDSLPRLGSKETVEFSVTLKAVSAGDARGEAILSSDTLTVPVSDTENTHIY; encoded by the coding sequence ATGCGAATAGGAGATCCTATGAACAAACTCATCAGACGAGCTGTGACGATCTTCGCGGTGACTAGTGTGGCGAGTTTATTTGCTAGCGGGGTGTTAGAGACCTCTATGGCAGAGTCTCTCTCTACCAACGTTATTAGCTTAGCTGACACCAAAGCGAAAGAGACCACTTCTCATCAAAAAGACAGAAAAGCAAGAAAAAATCATCAAAATAGGACTTCCGTAGTCCGTAAAGAGGTTACTGCAGTTCGTGATACTAAAGCTGTAGAGCCTAGACAGGATTCTTGCTTTGGCAAAATGTATACAGTCAAAGTTAATGATGATCGTAATGTAGAAATCGTGCAGTCCGTTCCTGAATATGCTACGGTAGGATCTCCATATCCTATTGAGATTACTGCTATAGGGAAAAGAGACTGTGTTGATGTAATCATTACACAGCAATTACCATGCGAAGCAGAGTTTGTTAGCAGTGATCCAGCTACTACTCCTACTGCTGATGGTAAGCTAGTTTGGAAAATTGATCGGTTAGGACAGGGCGAAAAGAGTAAAATTACTGTATGGGTAAAACCTCTTAAAGAAGGTTGCTGCTTTACAGCTGCAACGGTTTGTGCTTGTCCAGAGATCCGTTCGGTTACGAAATGTGGCCAGCCTGCTATCTGTGTTAAACAGGAAGGTCCAGAAAGCGCATGTTTGCGTTGCCCAGTAACTTATAGAATTAATGTAGTCAACCAAGGAACAGCAACAGCACGTAATGTTGTTGTGGAAAATCCTGTTCCAGATGGCTATGCTCATGCATCCGGACAGCGTGTATTGACATATACTCTTGGGGATATGCAACCTGGAGAACAGAGAACAATCACCGTGGAGTTTTGTCCGCTTAAACGTGGTCGAGTCACAAATATTGCTACAGTTTCTTACTGTGGTGGACACAAAAATACTGCTAGCGTAACAACAGTGATCAATGAGCCTTGCGTGCAAGTTAACATCGAGGGAGCAGATTGGTCTTATGTTTGTAAGCCTGTAGAATATGTTATCTCTGTTTCTAACCCTGGTGACTTAGTTTTACGAGACGTTGTAATTGAAGATACGCTTTCTCCTGGAATAACTGTTGTTGAAGCAGCTGGAGCTCAGATTTCTTGTAATAAATTGGTTTGGACTTTGAAGGAACTCAATCCTGGAGAGTCTTTACAATATAAGGTTCTAGTAAGAGCTCAAACTCCAGGGCAATTCACAAACAACGTTGTTGTGAAAAGTTGCTCTGATTGCGGTATTTGTACTTCTTGCGCAGAAGCAACAACTTACTGGAAAGGAGTTGCTGCTACTCATATGTGCGTAGTAGATACTTGTGATCCTATTTGCGTAGGAGAGAACACTGTTTATCGTATCTGTGTGACAAACAGAGGTTCTGCTGAAGATACAAATGTGTCCTTAATTTTGAAATTCTCTAAAGAATTACAACCTATATCTTTCTCTGGACCAACTAAAGGAACCATTACAGGAAACACGGTAGTGTTTGATTCGTTACCTAGATTAGGTTCTAAAGAAACTGTAGAGTTTTCTGTAACGTTGAAAGCAGTATCCGCTGGAGATGCTCGTGGGGAAGCTATTCTTTCTTCCGATACATTGACAGTTCCTGTATCTGATACGGAGAATACACATATCTATTAA
- a CDS encoding small cysteine-rich outer membrane protein — protein MKKTALLAALCSVVSLSSCCRIVDCCFEDPCAPIKCSPCESKKREVNGGCNSCNGYVPSCKPCGGELDHETKQGPQARGIQADGRCRQ, from the coding sequence ATGAAAAAAACTGCTTTGCTCGCTGCTTTATGTAGTGTTGTTTCTTTAAGTAGTTGTTGTCGTATCGTTGACTGTTGCTTCGAAGATCCATGCGCACCTATTAAATGTTCCCCCTGTGAATCTAAGAAGAGAGAAGTAAACGGTGGTTGCAACTCTTGTAACGGGTATGTCCCATCTTGCAAACCTTGCGGTGGGGAATTAGACCATGAAACTAAACAAGGCCCTCAAGCTAGAGGCATTCAGGCTGATGGCAGATGTAGACAATAG
- the gltX gene encoding glutamate--tRNA ligase, translating to MTFQNVRVRVAPSPTGDPHVGTAYMALFNEVFARKFNGKMILRIEDTDQTRSRDDYEKNIFSALKWCGIRWDEGPDIGGPYGPYRQSERTEIYKKYAEILLQTDYAYKCFATPQELQEMRAVASTLGYRGGYDRRYRYLSAEEVRQREEQGQPYTIRLKVPLTGESVFEDQCKGRVVFPWADVDDQVLVKSDGFPTYHFANVVDDHLMGITHVLRGEEWLSSTPKHLLLYEAFGWEPPQFFHMPLLLNPDGSKLSKRKNPTSIFYYRDAGYKKEAFMNFLTLMGYSMEGDEEIYSMQRLIEAFDPKRIGRSGAVFDIRKLDWMNKHYLNHEGSPESLLKELKDWLWNDEFLLKILPLCQTRITTLADFIRLTSFFFMAIPEYSKEDLLPSSLGHQQAAVMLYSLVKYLEKKDLWEKDFFYQGSKWLAEAFQVHHKKAVIPLLYVTITGEKQGLPLFDSMELLGKARTRARLTHAQNLLGGVPKKLQQQIDKALQDQPLEEIRFLDF from the coding sequence ATGACTTTCCAAAATGTACGCGTTAGAGTGGCCCCTTCTCCTACAGGAGATCCTCATGTGGGGACTGCTTATATGGCTCTGTTTAATGAGGTTTTTGCAAGAAAATTTAATGGGAAAATGATTTTGAGGATTGAAGATACGGATCAAACTCGAAGTCGTGATGATTATGAAAAAAATATTTTCTCGGCGCTCAAGTGGTGTGGAATTCGTTGGGATGAGGGGCCAGATATCGGAGGCCCCTATGGACCTTATCGTCAATCTGAGCGCACAGAAATCTATAAAAAATATGCAGAAATCCTTTTGCAAACAGATTATGCGTATAAATGTTTTGCTACTCCTCAAGAGCTGCAAGAAATGCGAGCAGTGGCTAGTACCTTAGGGTACAGAGGAGGATATGATCGTCGGTATCGTTACCTTTCCGCAGAAGAGGTTCGACAAAGAGAGGAGCAGGGGCAACCATATACTATTCGCTTGAAAGTGCCTTTAACTGGGGAGAGTGTTTTTGAAGATCAGTGTAAAGGGCGTGTAGTTTTCCCTTGGGCGGATGTTGATGATCAAGTTTTGGTAAAATCGGATGGATTCCCTACTTATCATTTTGCCAATGTCGTTGATGATCATTTGATGGGGATCACACATGTGTTGCGTGGGGAAGAGTGGTTAAGTTCTACCCCTAAACATCTTCTTCTTTATGAAGCTTTTGGTTGGGAACCTCCTCAGTTTTTCCATATGCCGCTTCTTCTAAACCCTGATGGAAGTAAGTTATCAAAAAGAAAGAATCCTACTTCTATCTTCTATTATCGAGATGCTGGATATAAGAAAGAGGCGTTTATGAATTTCCTAACCCTAATGGGATATAGTATGGAAGGGGACGAGGAAATTTATTCCATGCAACGTCTGATAGAAGCTTTCGATCCTAAACGTATTGGTAGATCCGGAGCTGTTTTTGATATCCGTAAGCTTGATTGGATGAATAAACATTATCTCAATCATGAGGGATCTCCGGAGAGTCTTTTAAAAGAGTTGAAGGATTGGTTGTGGAATGATGAGTTTTTATTGAAAATTCTTCCTCTCTGCCAGACTCGAATCACTACGTTAGCAGATTTCATCCGATTAACTAGTTTCTTCTTCATGGCAATTCCAGAGTATTCTAAGGAAGATTTATTGCCATCTTCTCTTGGTCATCAGCAAGCCGCGGTAATGCTTTATAGTTTAGTTAAATATTTGGAGAAGAAAGATTTATGGGAAAAAGATTTCTTCTATCAAGGATCTAAGTGGCTGGCTGAGGCTTTCCAAGTTCATCACAAAAAGGCTGTAATTCCTTTGTTATATGTTACTATTACAGGGGAAAAACAAGGGTTGCCTCTTTTTGATTCTATGGAATTATTAGGGAAGGCTCGGACAAGAGCTCGGCTCACTCATGCTCAAAATTTATTGGGAGGAGTTCCAAAGAAACTGCAGCAACAGATCGATAAGGCATTGCAGGATCAGCCATTAGAAGAAATCCGTTTTTTGGATTTCTAG